The Emcibacteraceae bacterium genome window below encodes:
- a CDS encoding ABC transporter permease yields MRSLSFARVKAVLLKEFVQMRRDRMTFAMMIGVPIMQLILFGFAINSDPRHLPTALIDRDQSAMSRSIIKAAENSTFMNITDHPKTDEDAENLIREGKVNFILMIPENFARDLVRGERPQILLVADATDPSASSGAVNSMREIVSLGLKRDLQGGLSDLADKPPAVDVVLHKRYNPAGITQYNIIPGLLGIIIAMTMTMITAVAITREKERGTMENLLAMPIKPMEMMVGKVAPYVIIGYIQTLIVLLASEFIFDIPMSGNFSTLFMAVTLYIIVNLMIGFFFSSVAETQMQALQMTFFMLLPQILLSGFLFPFLGMPRWAQMIGQCLPATHFMRLMRGIMLKGAGSADLFASFWPLLVIMVVVGVFAMLRYKQTLD; encoded by the coding sequence ATGAGATCCTTGTCCTTTGCCCGTGTTAAAGCGGTCCTCCTCAAAGAATTTGTGCAAATGCGGCGCGACCGCATGACCTTTGCCATGATGATCGGTGTGCCGATCATGCAGCTAATCCTGTTTGGTTTTGCCATCAATTCTGACCCGCGCCATTTGCCGACGGCGCTTATTGACCGGGACCAGTCGGCCATGTCGCGTTCCATTATCAAGGCGGCGGAAAATTCAACATTCATGAATATTACCGATCATCCCAAAACGGATGAGGACGCCGAAAACCTGATCCGAGAGGGCAAGGTCAATTTTATCCTGATGATCCCTGAAAATTTCGCCCGCGATCTGGTGCGTGGGGAAAGACCGCAAATTTTGCTGGTGGCCGATGCGACCGACCCGTCGGCCTCCTCCGGTGCCGTTAATTCCATGAGGGAAATTGTCAGCCTCGGTTTAAAACGGGACCTGCAAGGGGGGCTTTCCGATCTTGCCGATAAGCCTCCGGCGGTCGATGTGGTGCTGCATAAACGCTATAACCCGGCGGGGATCACCCAATATAACATTATTCCCGGGCTGCTCGGCATTATCATCGCCATGACCATGACCATGATCACGGCGGTGGCCATCACCCGCGAAAAAGAGCGTGGCACCATGGAAAACCTGCTGGCGATGCCGATCAAGCCGATGGAAATGATGGTCGGCAAGGTCGCGCCTTATGTGATTATCGGTTATATCCAGACACTTATTGTGCTGCTCGCTTCCGAATTTATTTTTGATATTCCCATGAGCGGCAATTTCAGCACGCTTTTTATGGCCGTGACCCTTTATATCATTGTTAATCTGATGATCGGGTTTTTCTTTTCCTCCGTTGCAGAAACCCAGATGCAGGCGCTGCAGATGACCTTTTTTATGCTGCTGCCGCAAATACTCCTGTCCGGTTTTCTGTTTCCGTTTCTTGGCATGCCGCGCTGGGCGCAGATGATCGGTCAGTGCCTGCCCGCGACCCACTTCATGCGGCTGATGCGCGGCATTATGCTGAAAGGGGCGGGAAGTGCCGACCTTTTTGCCTCCTTCTGGCCGCTTCTGGTCATTATGGTTGTGGTCGGCGTCTTCGCCATGCTGCGCTATAAACAGACACTGGATTAA
- a CDS encoding ABC transporter ATP-binding protein, which translates to MTNVETVIDVRGLTKVYGDKTVVDHFDLKVPRGAVYGFLGPNGSGKTTTIRMVCGLLVPNDGSGTCLGFDVIEQSDEIKKRVGYMTQKFSLWEDLTIRENLEFVARMYEMDKRNERVDETLKDLGLYARANQLAGSLSGGWKQRLALAACMMHEPELLLLDEPTAGVDPKARREFWDTIHDVADRGVTILVSTHYMDEAIQCDYIAYIAYGKKLIDAPSHELVERVGLHTWRVEGKGLSALSKKLTGANGVENVARFGTALHVSGMDANALRQAISPYLNDENLNWQEKKPGLEEVFIHLMTKTEDNFK; encoded by the coding sequence ATGACAAATGTTGAAACGGTCATTGATGTCAGAGGGCTGACCAAGGTTTACGGCGATAAAACCGTGGTTGACCATTTTGACCTTAAAGTGCCGCGCGGCGCGGTTTACGGCTTTCTGGGGCCAAACGGGTCGGGTAAAACCACAACAATCCGAATGGTTTGCGGGCTCTTGGTGCCCAATGATGGTTCAGGCACCTGTCTCGGGTTTGATGTTATTGAACAGTCGGACGAGATAAAAAAGCGGGTTGGCTATATGACCCAGAAATTTTCCCTTTGGGAAGATCTGACCATCCGCGAAAATCTTGAATTTGTTGCCCGCATGTATGAAATGGATAAACGGAACGAACGGGTTGATGAAACGCTTAAGGACCTTGGCCTTTATGCGCGGGCCAATCAATTGGCAGGCTCGTTGTCCGGTGGCTGGAAACAGCGGCTTGCCCTTGCCGCCTGTATGATGCATGAACCGGAACTATTGCTGCTCGATGAACCGACCGCCGGGGTTGACCCGAAAGCGCGCCGGGAATTCTGGGACACAATTCATGATGTGGCCGACCGGGGGGTGACCATACTGGTGTCCACCCATTATATGGATGAAGCGATCCAGTGCGATTATATCGCCTATATTGCTTATGGGAAAAAACTGATTGATGCGCCGTCCCATGAACTGGTCGAACGGGTCGGGCTCCATACCTGGCGGGTGGAGGGGAAGGGGCTTTCCGCCCTATCCAAAAAACTGACCGGGGCCAATGGTGTTGAGAATGTCGCCCGTTTTGGCACCGCCCTTCATGTAAGCGGGATGGACGCAAACGCACTAAGGCAGGCGATCAGCCCTTATTTAAATGATGAAAACCTGAATTGGCAGGAAAAAAAGCCCGGCCTTGAGGAAGTGTTCATTCATCTGATGACCAAAACGGAGGATAATTTCAAATGA
- a CDS encoding HlyD family efflux transporter periplasmic adaptor subunit, which translates to MRKMVIFCLGLMLASCSNGDDSGALQGYVEGRQLNLAPRAAGILTALDVREGDEVDAGDLLFSVDSERAQAQLDEAKAASAAAEAQLMNLRKGGRPEEIRAAEETLKQAQASFTLAEQTYNRTKNLVDRGVLSAARLDQDQATLDASRARVTEAKSRLDLIQLPARSDVIEAAERDVEARKTAITRAETELRDRSIFAPVSGRIETVYRRVGEIAGPTAPVLALLPPDQKRIRFFVKEGDLGTVTPGQQVGLNCDGCDSGLSGEIIYISDSAEFTPPIIFSEKERKKLVYLVEAIPSTPEKFHNGQPVEVTLK; encoded by the coding sequence ATGCGTAAAATGGTTATATTCTGTCTCGGGCTGATGCTGGCATCCTGTAGTAATGGTGATGATAGCGGCGCATTACAGGGCTATGTGGAAGGACGGCAATTAAACCTTGCGCCACGGGCAGCGGGCATCCTGACCGCTCTTGACGTCAGGGAAGGGGATGAGGTCGACGCCGGTGACTTGTTATTTTCTGTTGATAGTGAACGGGCGCAGGCCCAGCTTGATGAAGCAAAGGCGGCAAGTGCCGCTGCTGAAGCACAGCTGATGAATTTGCGTAAAGGTGGCCGCCCGGAGGAAATCCGAGCCGCAGAGGAAACATTAAAGCAGGCACAGGCGTCCTTTACGCTGGCGGAACAGACATATAACCGGACAAAAAATCTGGTTGACCGCGGGGTTCTTTCGGCTGCCCGTCTTGATCAGGATCAGGCAACCCTTGATGCCAGCCGTGCCCGGGTGACAGAGGCAAAGTCAAGGCTTGATCTTATTCAACTGCCGGCAAGGTCCGATGTGATTGAAGCGGCAGAACGCGATGTGGAGGCGAGAAAAACCGCCATCACCCGCGCCGAGACGGAACTTCGCGACCGTAGTATTTTTGCGCCCGTCTCGGGCCGGATTGAAACGGTCTATCGCCGGGTCGGTGAAATTGCCGGGCCGACGGCACCTGTCCTTGCCCTGCTGCCGCCGGATCAGAAACGTATCCGCTTTTTTGTAAAAGAAGGCGATCTTGGCACTGTAACCCCAGGCCAACAAGTCGGGCTAAACTGTGATGGTTGTGATTCCGGCCTGTCGGGTGAGATTATTTATATTTCGGATAGTGCCGAATTTACGCCGCCTATTATTTTTTCTGAAAAGGAAAGAAAAAAGCTCGTCTATCTGGTTGAAGCAATACCCTCGACGCCCGAAAAATTTCATAACGGGCAACCGGTGGAAGTGACCTTGAAATGA
- a CDS encoding TetR/AcrR family transcriptional regulator: protein MIEAIEAEPKWRRRPEKRPDDILDGALIEFRDRGFAAARIEDIAKHAGLSKGSVYLYFSSKEEMLKALISRTIKPIATALKNISEHVPDDLSGESASDILRRMLMIVGENLTNKKISTIPLLIIGEAGNFPEHADYYRSEVIDVTMAALGSVIKKGIASGEFRNVDVNYATRTLISVILMQMVWNGVFVRKGEPGISVQDLISAHLDIYLNGIRLPQEG from the coding sequence ATGATTGAAGCAATTGAAGCAGAACCAAAATGGCGTCGAAGGCCGGAAAAAAGACCGGATGATATTCTTGATGGTGCCCTGATAGAATTCAGGGATCGTGGCTTCGCCGCTGCCCGGATCGAGGATATTGCCAAACATGCCGGTCTTTCCAAAGGGTCGGTCTATCTTTATTTCTCAAGCAAGGAAGAAATGTTAAAGGCCCTCATCAGCCGCACGATCAAGCCAATTGCCACAGCCCTTAAAAATATTTCGGAACATGTCCCGGATGATCTTTCCGGTGAGTCGGCCTCAGATATCTTGCGAAGAATGCTGATGATTGTCGGTGAAAATCTGACCAATAAAAAAATAAGCACTATTCCACTTCTCATTATTGGCGAAGCGGGCAATTTTCCGGAACATGCCGATTATTACAGAAGTGAAGTGATTGATGTCACTATGGCGGCACTGGGGTCTGTTATCAAAAAAGGCATTGCCAGTGGTGAATTTAGAAATGTTGATGTGAACTATGCAACCAGAACATTGATTAGTGTGATCCTGATGCAGATGGTCTGGAATGGTGTGTTTGTGAGAAAAGGAGAGCCGGGCATTTCGGTTCAGGACCTAATATCCGCTCACCTGGATATTTATTTAAACGGCATACGTCTGCCGCAGGAGGGTTAA
- a CDS encoding PAS domain-containing sensor histidine kinase, producing MDTALMELEKAQQQATQAAERLKNIVNTVSEGICMYDDCGTITFWSPSCEQILGFSEKEALGKQLENLIPIDNKYPSSRKLFKKTAADESEPPTLIFDAKNKNGKTTPLELSLTGWEEESGWVHVAVFRDMGEHFTHQVELEKALKKANEANLAKTQFLANMSHELRTPLNAIIGFSELILNHRLKEMKAEEIQEDINIIHASGQHLLALINEVLDISKVEAGKMELNIWPVDIPPLVKTACQLSETLVKEQNNLLVLNFSKDLKVMNLDPKITKQILMNLINNAAKFTKGGTITIVVRQEMRSDRLWAIIEVIDTGIGIKETALDSVFERFSQVDDSHTREHQGTGLGLALVKTFVEFMGGTISVASTYGAGTTFTVEIPDGDHLEATIEPSVTPETLPAL from the coding sequence ATGGATACTGCCCTAATGGAACTTGAAAAAGCTCAACAGCAGGCAACTCAGGCGGCGGAAAGATTAAAAAACATTGTCAATACAGTGTCGGAAGGCATTTGTATGTATGACGATTGCGGTACAATAACGTTCTGGAGCCCGAGCTGTGAACAAATTCTTGGCTTCAGTGAAAAAGAAGCCCTGGGCAAACAGCTTGAAAACCTTATTCCCATTGATAATAAATACCCATCAAGCCGTAAGCTTTTTAAAAAAACGGCTGCGGATGAATCCGAACCCCCTACCCTGATATTTGATGCAAAAAATAAAAACGGCAAAACGACTCCGCTTGAGCTATCCCTTACTGGTTGGGAAGAAGAAAGCGGATGGGTCCATGTTGCCGTCTTTCGCGATATGGGCGAGCATTTTACCCATCAGGTTGAACTAGAAAAAGCCCTGAAAAAAGCGAATGAGGCAAATCTGGCCAAAACCCAGTTTCTGGCCAATATGAGCCATGAGCTTAGAACGCCGCTTAATGCGATTATCGGTTTCAGCGAACTGATCCTTAATCACAGACTTAAGGAAATGAAAGCTGAGGAAATTCAGGAAGATATCAACATCATTCATGCATCAGGACAGCATTTGCTTGCCCTTATCAATGAAGTGCTTGATATTTCAAAAGTGGAAGCCGGAAAAATGGAACTGAATATCTGGCCTGTTGATATTCCGCCCCTGGTCAAAACCGCCTGCCAGCTTTCGGAAACACTGGTCAAGGAGCAGAATAATCTACTGGTGCTGAATTTTTCCAAAGACCTTAAAGTAATGAATCTTGATCCGAAAATCACCAAACAAATCCTGATGAACCTGATTAATAACGCTGCCAAATTCACCAAAGGAGGCACAATTACGATTGTCGTCAGGCAGGAAATGAGGAGTGACAGACTTTGGGCGATTATAGAAGTGATTGATACAGGCATCGGCATTAAGGAAACCGCCCTTGACAGCGTGTTTGAACGGTTTTCACAGGTTGATGACAGCCATACCAGAGAGCATCAGGGAACAGGCCTTGGACTGGCGCTTGTTAAAACGTTTGTTGAATTTATGGGTGGCACAATTTCGGTTGCCAGTACTTATGGTGCGGGCACAACATTTACCGTTGAAATTCCTGATGGCGATCATCTTGAAGCGACAATTGAACCGTCAGTTACACCAGAAACACTTCCCGCGCTTTAA
- a CDS encoding gamma-glutamylcyclotransferase family protein, which produces MTRVKVFYYGLFMDPDLLREQGLNPDKPVIARLDHYELRLGERATMLPKSGSEVWGTVMSLNEQELKSLYTPPSVADYKPRQIEYHTENGDKLNAVTYILPEGYPLSPPKNANYAKKLLTICKKMNIPPFYCDHVRAMVRAIENKGIAKE; this is translated from the coding sequence ATGACACGGGTAAAGGTTTTTTATTATGGTCTGTTTATGGACCCTGATTTATTACGGGAACAGGGCCTCAATCCGGATAAACCCGTCATCGCCCGACTTGATCATTATGAACTAAGACTTGGTGAACGGGCTACCATGCTGCCCAAGTCCGGTAGTGAGGTTTGGGGAACGGTCATGAGTTTAAACGAGCAGGAGCTTAAAAGTCTCTATACCCCACCGTCCGTTGCTGATTACAAACCCCGTCAGATTGAGTACCACACAGAAAATGGCGACAAACTTAATGCTGTTACCTATATTCTTCCGGAAGGATATCCGCTTTCACCACCCAAAAATGCCAACTATGCAAAAAAACTTCTAACTATTTGCAAAAAAATGAATATTCCCCCATTTTATTGTGACCATGTTCGCGCTATGGTCAGGGCAATAGAAAATAAGGGGATAGCAAAAGAATGA
- a CDS encoding serine hydrolase domain-containing protein, whose protein sequence is MKQAKLFALCGLLLLTAGCSGEKSADPISQDSFDLKQELQALTNDKNKAPTEIAGLEMILIKNGKIVFEDAEGMARYIDGANVPLTVNHKVRIASISKFMLTLAFMTLVEEGKVDLDADISDYLGFKLRNPNFPDRSITARQVLAHISSIRDGSYYYMGIDQNFKDFFIPGTSEKSAEHYESGAHFASGENQGPGDFFTYSNLNFGIISGIAENVSGMRMDLFVKERLLDPLGLDASFNVCTLYENGFSRLATLYRRGNDETAWNPSGPWIEQVDGDPIRCYYDGPLVARGETPDFRELETYQIGNNPTLFSPQGGLRVSASDLAVIMQMILNDGKHNGNQIIPKSALDKMMTPVWHYDETLKNGHTGGEAAIDDDRATGMMTTYGLSTHIIDLKDWGLTEKSRKFYGHLGSAYGLQGQFWFDPETKDGIIVFVTGLGDDPTKAKATIPLLAIEEAVLRLGLKGLEIH, encoded by the coding sequence ATGAAACAGGCTAAACTATTTGCATTATGTGGTCTACTCTTACTAACTGCCGGCTGCAGTGGTGAAAAATCAGCTGATCCGATTTCACAGGACAGCTTTGATCTGAAACAGGAACTGCAGGCGCTGACCAATGATAAAAACAAGGCCCCGACGGAAATTGCCGGACTGGAAATGATCCTGATAAAAAATGGTAAAATCGTGTTCGAGGATGCCGAAGGCATGGCCAGATATATTGACGGTGCTAATGTTCCTCTTACCGTCAATCATAAAGTCCGCATTGCGTCGATTTCAAAATTCATGCTGACCCTTGCTTTTATGACGCTGGTGGAGGAAGGGAAAGTTGATTTGGATGCTGATATTTCAGATTATCTTGGCTTTAAACTCAGAAACCCCAATTTTCCTGATAGATCCATAACGGCAAGACAGGTTTTGGCCCACATTTCCTCCATACGCGATGGCAGCTATTATTATATGGGAATTGATCAGAATTTTAAGGATTTCTTTATTCCCGGCACTTCTGAAAAAAGCGCAGAACATTATGAAAGCGGCGCCCATTTTGCCAGTGGTGAAAATCAGGGACCCGGTGACTTTTTTACATATTCCAATTTAAATTTCGGCATTATTTCAGGCATAGCGGAAAATGTTTCCGGAATGCGCATGGACCTGTTTGTCAAGGAACGGCTGCTGGATCCGCTTGGGCTTGATGCAAGTTTTAATGTCTGCACACTTTATGAAAACGGTTTTAGCAGGCTGGCTACTCTTTATCGGCGAGGCAATGACGAAACAGCGTGGAACCCAAGCGGTCCATGGATTGAACAAGTCGATGGTGATCCGATCAGATGTTATTATGATGGTCCCCTGGTTGCCCGTGGTGAAACACCGGATTTCAGGGAACTTGAAACCTACCAGATCGGCAATAATCCGACCCTCTTTTCGCCTCAGGGTGGATTGCGGGTTTCAGCAAGCGATCTTGCCGTCATTATGCAAATGATTTTAAATGACGGTAAACATAACGGAAATCAGATCATCCCCAAATCAGCCCTTGATAAAATGATGACCCCGGTTTGGCACTATGATGAAACCCTTAAAAACGGCCACACGGGTGGCGAAGCAGCCATTGACGATGATCGGGCCACGGGCATGATGACCACATATGGCCTCTCCACCCATATCATTGATTTGAAGGATTGGGGGCTAACAGAAAAAAGTAGAAAATTTTATGGCCACCTCGGCTCGGCATATGGGCTTCAGGGTCAGTTCTGGTTTGACCCGGAAACCAAAGACGGCATTATTGTTTTTGTTACCGGTCTTGGCGACGACCCGACCAAAGCAAAAGCGACCATTCCTCTATTAGCCATTGAGGAAGCCGTTTTAAGATTGGGTTTAAAAGGACTGGAAATTCACTGA
- a CDS encoding carboxymuconolactone decarboxylase family protein translates to MSTYKPEENIEQNPRVKAVFDDIRKTRNSDFINNMWYYIAFDEDLLETTWADVKRVMAEPTVLDPLTKEMIYLAVSIANSCAYCVHSHTAAARAKGMTDAQHGEILKIVSLAAKTNHIANGLQIPVDDVFDKDKS, encoded by the coding sequence ATGTCAACATATAAACCAGAAGAAAATATTGAACAAAATCCGCGTGTGAAGGCAGTGTTTGATGATATAAGAAAAACGCGTAACTCAGATTTTATCAATAATATGTGGTATTATATCGCCTTTGATGAAGATTTGCTTGAGACAACATGGGCAGATGTAAAAAGGGTGATGGCGGAACCAACCGTACTTGACCCATTGACCAAGGAAATGATTTACCTCGCCGTATCAATTGCCAATTCATGTGCTTACTGCGTCCATTCCCATACGGCAGCAGCCCGGGCGAAGGGAATGACGGATGCACAGCATGGGGAAATCCTTAAAATCGTTTCACTTGCGGCAAAAACCAATCATATCGCCAACGGTTTACAAATCCCGGTAGATGATGTGTTTGATAAAGATAAAAGTTAA
- a CDS encoding porin, translating to MPTPKSIIAAVSTAALLATTSLAKAEDVNVSWKGAPEFSSADGNFKMKIRGRLFTDWATASDNSGKVLDATEFRAARLGVEGVVMKDVKYKLELDFAGNKTAVTDATLVWDLKPVSVEVGQFKTPTSLEEQTSSRFTTFLERGSFTDAFEFSRMIGIAANYDENDVTVKAGVFQGNANGGSGTVQGRTYAGRVTFAPKIGSDGSFIHVGASAFHRENDDNVLTLRYRQRAQSHLAGRYVDTGALAGKSDTFYGVELAGVSGPFSAQAEWGWMKTTALTGGTDAKFNGGYVDVSYFITGESRGYKSGTFDRVKVTNPVFSGGAGAWQIAARYDVIDLTDSAAAVIGGKQESCIIGVNWHLNNYSRVMANYSKSEITGGSFDGESIDAFGLRFQVDW from the coding sequence ATGCCTACACCTAAATCAATTATTGCAGCTGTCAGTACCGCCGCATTACTTGCAACCACCTCACTCGCAAAAGCTGAGGATGTGAACGTCAGCTGGAAAGGTGCCCCTGAATTTTCCAGCGCTGATGGAAATTTTAAAATGAAAATTCGTGGTCGTCTCTTCACTGACTGGGCCACAGCATCTGATAACAGTGGCAAAGTTCTCGATGCCACAGAATTTCGCGCTGCTCGTCTGGGCGTCGAAGGCGTTGTTATGAAAGACGTGAAATATAAGCTTGAACTTGATTTTGCCGGCAACAAAACAGCTGTTACCGATGCAACACTTGTCTGGGACTTAAAACCGGTATCCGTTGAAGTCGGCCAGTTTAAAACACCGACATCGCTTGAAGAACAGACATCAAGCCGCTTTACCACATTCCTTGAACGCGGCAGCTTCACAGATGCATTCGAATTCAGCCGTATGATCGGTATAGCAGCAAACTATGACGAAAATGATGTGACTGTTAAAGCCGGTGTTTTCCAGGGCAATGCCAATGGTGGTAGCGGAACCGTTCAGGGTCGCACTTATGCCGGTCGGGTAACGTTTGCACCAAAGATCGGCAGTGACGGCAGCTTCATTCATGTTGGTGCTTCTGCTTTCCACCGCGAAAATGATGATAATGTATTGACATTAAGATACCGCCAAAGAGCACAGAGCCATCTGGCCGGACGCTATGTCGACACAGGTGCATTGGCTGGTAAATCAGACACATTTTATGGTGTTGAACTTGCGGGCGTTTCAGGACCTTTTTCTGCACAGGCAGAATGGGGTTGGATGAAAACCACAGCTCTGACAGGTGGAACAGACGCTAAATTTAATGGCGGCTATGTTGATGTAAGCTATTTCATCACAGGTGAAAGCCGTGGCTATAAGAGCGGCACCTTTGACCGCGTAAAAGTCACAAACCCTGTCTTCAGTGGTGGCGCTGGCGCATGGCAGATTGCAGCACGTTATGATGTCATTGATCTGACAGACTCAGCAGCCGCTGTAATTGGTGGAAAACAGGAATCATGCATTATCGGTGTTAATTGGCATTTAAACAATTATTCACGCGTTATGGCCAACTATTCAAAGTCTGAAATCACTGGCGGTTCTTTTGATGGCGAATCCATTGATGCATTTGGGTTACGTTTCCAGGTTGACTGGTAA
- a CDS encoding PstS family phosphate ABC transporter substrate-binding protein: MFKNLNKTLVGASLISVSLISAAEARDQIRIVGSSTVFPFSTAVAEEFGRSTSFKTPVVESTGSGGGFKLFCTGVGEATPDITNASRAIKGSEIDLCAKNGVKDIVEITIGYDGIVLANSKEAKLMNFKLQDIWLALAKDVVVDGKIVPNPYKTWNEINPDLPNNKIEVLGPPPTSGTRDAFAELALEGGCKTFPEIEAIKAQDENRYTALCHTIREDGAYIEAGENDNLIVGKLQANPNAVGVFGYSFLEENSDVIQGSTVEGSAPTFENIADKVYKVSRSLFFYVKKAHVGVIPGIKEYLSEFLSDKAMGDFGYLAEKGLIPLTSEELAKVRVTAENLTPLKK, encoded by the coding sequence ATGTTCAAAAACCTGAATAAGACTCTCGTCGGTGCATCACTGATCAGTGTGTCTTTGATTAGCGCTGCTGAAGCCCGCGACCAAATTCGCATTGTCGGCTCATCGACAGTGTTTCCCTTCTCAACAGCCGTTGCAGAGGAATTCGGGCGGTCAACGTCTTTTAAAACACCGGTTGTTGAGAGCACAGGTTCCGGTGGCGGATTTAAACTTTTTTGTACAGGCGTCGGTGAAGCGACTCCGGACATTACAAATGCGTCTCGCGCAATTAAAGGCTCTGAAATTGACCTTTGCGCCAAAAATGGTGTTAAGGACATCGTGGAAATTACAATTGGTTATGACGGCATTGTTCTTGCCAATTCCAAAGAAGCAAAGCTCATGAATTTTAAACTTCAGGACATCTGGCTCGCACTTGCAAAAGACGTCGTTGTTGATGGTAAAATTGTTCCAAATCCCTATAAAACCTGGAACGAAATTAACCCTGACCTGCCAAACAATAAAATTGAGGTTCTTGGTCCTCCTCCAACATCCGGTACCCGCGATGCATTCGCCGAGCTAGCTCTTGAAGGCGGATGTAAAACTTTCCCGGAAATTGAAGCAATTAAAGCGCAGGATGAAAACCGTTACACGGCACTTTGTCATACGATCCGTGAAGACGGCGCCTATATTGAAGCCGGCGAGAATGACAATCTGATTGTTGGTAAACTTCAGGCTAACCCAAATGCAGTTGGTGTTTTCGGATACAGCTTTCTGGAGGAAAACAGCGATGTTATTCAGGGAAGTACAGTTGAAGGTTCTGCCCCTACTTTTGAAAATATTGCAGATAAAGTATATAAAGTATCCCGTTCCCTATTCTTTTATGTTAAAAAGGCACATGTCGGTGTCATACCTGGTATAAAAGAATATTTAAGCGAATTTCTGAGTGATAAAGCTATGGGTGATTTCGGTTATCTTGCAGAAAAGGGACTTATTCCTTTAACAAGCGAAGAGCTGGCAAAAGTACGGGTGACAGCAGAGAATCTGACACCTCTAAAAAAATAA